In a single window of the Atlantibacter hermannii genome:
- the mlaC gene encoding putative organic solvent tolerance protein — translation MFKRLLMVAMLVIAPLAHAVEQSNPYKLMAEAAQKTFDRLKNEQPQIRQNPDYLRQVVDQELLPYVQIKYAGALVLGRYYKDATPAQRDAYFAAFREYLKQAYGQALAMYHGQTYQIAPEQPLGDASIIPIRVTIVDPNGRPPVRLDFQWRKNTQTGNWQAYDMIAEGVSMITTKQNEWSDVLRTKGIDGLTAQLQSISRQPITLDDKK, via the coding sequence ATGTTTAAACGTCTGTTAATGGTTGCCATGCTGGTGATCGCCCCGTTGGCGCATGCTGTCGAGCAGTCTAATCCCTATAAGCTGATGGCTGAGGCAGCGCAGAAAACGTTCGATAGACTCAAAAACGAGCAGCCGCAAATCCGTCAGAATCCGGATTACCTGCGTCAGGTTGTGGATCAGGAACTGCTGCCTTACGTACAGATTAAATATGCCGGCGCGCTGGTGCTGGGGCGCTATTACAAAGATGCGACCCCTGCGCAACGTGACGCGTACTTCGCGGCGTTTCGTGAATACCTGAAACAGGCTTATGGTCAGGCGCTGGCTATGTATCACGGCCAGACATACCAGATTGCCCCGGAACAGCCGCTGGGCGACGCTTCTATTATTCCGATTCGCGTGACTATCGTTGATCCGAATGGCCGCCCGCCGGTACGCCTCGACTTCCAGTGGCGTAAAAATACCCAAACCGGAAACTGGCAGGCTTACGACATGATCGCCGAAGGCGTGAGCATGATCACCACCAAACAAAACGAGTGGAGCGATGTGCTGCGTACCAAAGGTATTGATGGACTGACCGCGCAATTGCAGTCGATTTCCCGTCAACCGATTACCCTGGATGACAAAAAATAA
- the dacB_2 gene encoding penicillin-binding protein 4 [includes: D-alanyl-D-alanine carboxypeptidase; D-alanyl-D-alanine-endopeptidase]: MALTANAANVDEYINQLPAGTNLALMVQKVGSQTPAIDYHSQQMALPASTQKVITALAALLQLGPDYRFTTTLESRGTQENGVLNGDLILRFGGDPTFKRQDLRNLVTALKKTGIQEIKGNVLIDTSVFASHDKAPGWPWNDMTQCFSAPPSAAIVDRNCFSVSLYSAPKPGDMAFIRVASYYPVTMFSQVKTLAKGSPEAQYCELDVVPGDLNRFTLTGCLTQRADPLPLAFAIQDGASYAGAILKSELKTAGITYSGTLLRQTQPNPQATVIASKQSAPLHDLLKIMLKKSDNMIADTVFRTIGRNFYGVQGTWRSGADAVRQILRQKAGVDLGNSIVVDGSGLSRHNLISPATMMQVLQYIAQNDAQLNYISMLPLAGYDGSLQYRAGLHEAGVNGKVSAKTGSLQGVYNLAGFITTASGQKMAFIQYLSGYAVEPANQRNRRIPLVRFESRLYKDIYQNN; this comes from the coding sequence ATGGCGCTGACTGCAAACGCAGCAAACGTCGACGAATACATTAATCAACTCCCCGCCGGCACAAACCTTGCGCTGATGGTGCAGAAAGTCGGTAGCCAAACCCCGGCAATTGATTATCACAGTCAGCAAATGGCTCTGCCCGCCAGTACTCAAAAAGTGATTACGGCACTGGCGGCCTTGTTGCAACTTGGCCCTGACTATCGTTTCACTACGACGCTGGAAAGCCGTGGTACCCAGGAGAATGGTGTATTGAACGGCGATCTGATCCTGCGCTTCGGCGGCGATCCTACCTTCAAACGCCAGGATTTACGCAATTTAGTCACTGCGCTGAAAAAAACCGGCATTCAGGAAATAAAGGGAAACGTCCTGATCGATACATCGGTTTTCGCCAGTCACGACAAAGCGCCAGGCTGGCCGTGGAATGACATGACGCAGTGCTTCAGCGCGCCGCCATCCGCTGCGATTGTTGACCGTAACTGTTTTTCTGTTTCGCTGTATAGCGCCCCAAAACCCGGGGATATGGCGTTTATTCGCGTTGCTTCCTACTATCCGGTCACCATGTTCAGTCAGGTGAAGACGCTGGCAAAAGGTTCTCCGGAAGCGCAGTATTGCGAACTGGACGTGGTGCCCGGCGATCTGAACCGCTTTACCCTGACCGGTTGTCTGACGCAGCGCGCCGATCCGTTGCCGCTGGCCTTTGCTATTCAGGATGGCGCAAGCTATGCCGGGGCAATTTTAAAGTCTGAGCTGAAAACGGCGGGGATCACTTATAGCGGTACGCTGTTGCGTCAAACGCAGCCCAATCCTCAGGCGACGGTAATCGCCAGCAAACAGTCGGCGCCGTTGCATGATCTGCTCAAAATCATGCTGAAAAAATCAGACAACATGATCGCTGACACCGTATTTCGTACCATTGGTCGTAACTTTTACGGCGTTCAGGGCACCTGGCGTTCAGGAGCGGACGCCGTACGGCAAATCCTGCGCCAGAAAGCAGGGGTCGATCTTGGAAACAGTATCGTGGTCGATGGTTCGGGTTTATCGCGTCATAATCTGATTTCACCCGCCACCATGATGCAGGTGCTGCAGTACATCGCCCAAAACGACGCGCAGCTGAATTATATCTCCATGCTGCCGCTGGCGGGCTATGACGGCTCATTGCAATACCGCGCCGGGCTTCATGAAGCCGGGGTTAACGGCAAAGTGTCAGCGAAAACGGGCTCGTTGCAGGGCGTATATAATCTGGCTGGGTTTATTACAACGGCAAGCGGCCAGAAAATGGCGTTTATTCAGTACCTCTCTGGCTATGCCGTTGAACCGGCCAATCAGCGCAACCGTCGTATACCGCTGGTGCGTTTCGAAAGCCGGTTGTACAAAGACATTTACCAGAACAACTGA
- the mlaD gene encoding phospholipid ABC transporter substrate-binding protein: MQTKKTEIWVGVFMLVALLAALFICLKVANVTSMRTEPTYRLYATFDNIGGLKARSPVRIGGVVIGRVADIELDQKTYLPRVAMDIEERYNHIPDTSSLSIRTSGLLGEQYLALNIGFDDPELGSSILKDGGTIQDTKSAIVLEDLIGQFLYKSNSGDNQNQDDAPAPAAEHNGSLPQNGTTN, translated from the coding sequence ATGCAAACGAAGAAAACTGAAATCTGGGTCGGCGTATTTATGCTGGTGGCACTGCTGGCGGCGCTGTTTATTTGCCTGAAAGTGGCGAATGTCACCTCGATGCGTACCGAGCCGACGTACCGCCTTTATGCCACGTTCGATAACATCGGCGGCTTAAAAGCGCGTTCCCCGGTGCGTATTGGTGGCGTGGTAATTGGGCGCGTCGCGGATATCGAGCTGGACCAGAAAACCTATTTGCCCCGCGTCGCAATGGATATCGAAGAACGTTATAACCATATCCCGGACACCAGTTCGCTGTCGATCCGCACTTCCGGCCTGCTGGGCGAACAATACCTGGCGCTGAATATCGGTTTCGACGATCCTGAACTAGGATCTTCTATTCTGAAAGATGGCGGTACGATTCAGGATACTAAATCTGCAATTGTACTGGAGGACCTGATTGGTCAGTTCCTGTACAAGAGCAACAGCGGCGACAATCAGAATCAGGACGATGCGCCAGCGCCTGCCGCTGAACATAATGGATCATTGCCGCAAAACGGCACGACGAACTAA
- the rpmA gene encoding 50S ribosomal protein L27 yields MAHKKAGGSTRNGRDSEAKRLGVKRFGGEAVLAGSIIVRQRGTKFHAGTNVGCGRDHTLFALTDGKVKFEVKGPKNRKFISIVAE; encoded by the coding sequence ATGGCACACAAAAAGGCTGGCGGCTCAACTCGTAACGGTCGCGATTCCGAAGCTAAACGTCTGGGCGTGAAACGCTTTGGCGGTGAAGCAGTTCTGGCAGGCAGCATCATCGTTCGTCAACGTGGTACCAAATTCCACGCTGGCACGAACGTAGGTTGCGGTCGTGACCACACTCTGTTCGCTTTGACTGACGGTAAAGTTAAGTTCGAAGTTAAGGGCCCGAAAAACCGTAAATTCATCAGCATCGTTGCTGAATAA
- the yrbF gene encoding ABC transporter ATP-binding protein, translated as MSQTESNLVEIRGMRFTRGNRCIFEDISLTVPRGKITAIMGPSGIGKTTLLRLIGGQIQPDCGEILFDGENIPAMTRSRLYTVRKRMSMLFQSGALFTDMNVYENVAYPLREHTRLPAPLLKSTVMMKLEAVGLRGAAKLMPSELSGGMARRAALARAIALEPDLIMFDEPFVGQDPITMGVLVKLISELNSSLGVTCIVVSHDVPEVLSIADYAYIVADKRIIAHGEAQALQTNTDARVRQFLDGNADGPVPFRYPAGDYQHDLLSGTGS; from the coding sequence ATGAGCCAGACTGAATCGAATCTGGTTGAAATCCGGGGAATGCGTTTTACGCGCGGTAACCGATGTATCTTTGAAGATATTTCGCTCACCGTCCCTCGGGGGAAGATCACGGCCATCATGGGGCCGTCGGGGATTGGCAAAACCACACTTTTACGTCTGATCGGCGGGCAAATTCAGCCCGATTGCGGCGAGATATTGTTTGATGGCGAGAACATTCCCGCTATGACACGCTCACGTTTGTACACCGTACGTAAACGCATGAGCATGTTGTTCCAGTCCGGCGCGCTGTTCACCGACATGAACGTTTATGAAAACGTGGCGTATCCGCTACGGGAGCATACGCGCCTGCCCGCGCCGTTGCTGAAGAGTACGGTGATGATGAAGCTTGAAGCCGTGGGATTGCGCGGCGCGGCCAAACTTATGCCGTCTGAATTATCCGGCGGTATGGCACGACGCGCGGCCCTGGCGCGCGCGATCGCGCTGGAACCTGATTTAATCATGTTCGACGAGCCGTTCGTCGGCCAGGACCCTATCACCATGGGCGTGCTGGTCAAACTGATCTCTGAACTGAATAGCTCACTTGGCGTGACGTGCATTGTGGTGTCGCACGACGTGCCGGAAGTGCTCAGCATCGCCGATTATGCCTATATCGTGGCAGATAAGCGGATCATCGCGCATGGAGAAGCGCAGGCGCTGCAAACCAACACCGATGCACGCGTCAGACAGTTCCTTGATGGCAACGCCGATGGGCCGGTGCCATTCCGTTATCCTGCTGGCGACTACCAGCACGATCTTTTATCTGGAACAGGGAGTTAA
- the mlaE gene encoding putative organic solvent tolerance protein encodes MLLNALASLGHRTLKSWASFGRAGLMLFNALVGKPEFRKHAPLLMRQLYNVGVLSMIIIMVSGVFIGMVLGLQGYLVLTTYSAETSLGMLVALSLLRELGPVVAALLFAGRAGSALTAEIGLMRATEQLSSMEMMAVDPLRRVIAPRFWAGMISLPLLTIIFVAVGIWGGALVGVSWKGIDAGFYWSAMQSAIDWRLDLVNCLIKSVVFAITVTWIALFNGYDAIPTSAGISRATTRTVVHASLAVLGLDFVLTALMFGN; translated from the coding sequence ATGCTGTTAAATGCACTGGCATCGCTAGGCCACCGTACGCTGAAAAGCTGGGCGTCTTTTGGTCGTGCCGGTTTGATGTTATTCAATGCGCTGGTGGGTAAACCTGAGTTCCGCAAGCATGCTCCGCTATTGATGCGTCAACTGTATAACGTTGGCGTGTTGTCGATGATCATTATTATGGTTTCCGGCGTCTTTATCGGCATGGTACTGGGGCTTCAGGGCTACCTGGTCTTAACGACGTACAGTGCGGAAACCAGCCTCGGTATGCTGGTCGCGCTGTCGCTGTTACGCGAGTTAGGCCCGGTGGTGGCCGCGCTGTTGTTTGCCGGGCGCGCCGGTTCGGCCCTGACTGCGGAAATTGGCTTGATGAGAGCGACGGAACAGCTTTCCAGTATGGAAATGATGGCGGTCGATCCGCTGCGTCGCGTTATCGCGCCGCGTTTCTGGGCGGGCATGATTTCGTTGCCGTTGTTGACGATTATTTTCGTCGCCGTCGGGATTTGGGGCGGGGCGCTGGTAGGGGTGAGCTGGAAAGGCATCGATGCAGGTTTTTACTGGTCGGCGATGCAAAGCGCCATCGACTGGCGACTGGATCTGGTTAACTGTCTGATTAAGAGTGTGGTTTTCGCCATTACGGTAACGTGGATCGCGTTATTTAATGGCTATGACGCAATCCCGACCTCCGCAGGGATTAGCCGGGCCACCACACGTACTGTTGTGCACGCATCGCTGGCCGTTCTCGGCCTGGATTTTGTGCTTACTGCACTGATGTTTGGGAATTAA
- the rplU gene encoding 50S ribosomal protein L21: protein MYAVFQSGGKQHRVSEGQTVRLEKLDIATGEAVEFAEVLMIANGEDVKIGVPFVDGGVIKAEVVAHGRGEKVKIVKFRRRKHYRKQQGHRQWFTDVKITGISA, encoded by the coding sequence ATGTACGCGGTTTTCCAAAGTGGTGGTAAACAACACCGAGTAAGCGAAGGTCAGACCGTTCGCCTGGAAAAGCTGGACATCGCAACTGGCGAAGCTGTTGAGTTCGCTGAAGTTCTGATGATCGCAAACGGTGAAGATGTCAAAATCGGCGTTCCTTTCGTTGATGGCGGCGTAATCAAAGCTGAAGTTGTTGCTCACGGTCGTGGCGAGAAAGTTAAAATCGTTAAGTTTCGTCGTCGTAAACACTACCGTAAGCAGCAAGGCCATCGTCAGTGGTTCACTGATGTGAAAATCACTGGCATCAGCGCTTAA
- the ispB_2 gene encoding octaprenyl-diphosphate synthase translates to MATFIWCVFTVQSYVHLQPYILRFSIDACGKQDDSQTFAMNLEKINELTAQDMAGVNATILEQLNSDVQLINQLGYYIVSGGGKRIRPMIAVLSARALGYQGNAHVMIAALIEFIHTATLLHDDVVDESDMRRGKATANAAFGNAASVLVGDFIYTRAFQMMTSLGSLKVLEVMSEAVNVIAEGEVLQLMNVNDPDITEESYMRVIYCKTARLFEAASQCSGILAGANEAEEKALQDYGRYLGTAFQLIDDLLDYSADGERLGKNVGDDLNEGKPTLPLLHAMRHGTEDQAKMIREAIQQGNGRHLLDPVLHAMAECGSLEWTRQRAEEEADKAIAALSILPDTPWREALIALAHMSVQRDH, encoded by the coding sequence ATGGCGACGTTTATCTGGTGCGTTTTTACGGTACAATCATACGTACATCTTCAACCCTATATCTTACGTTTTTCCATTGATGCTTGTGGTAAACAGGACGATAGCCAGACTTTTGCGATGAATTTAGAAAAAATTAATGAGTTAACCGCGCAAGATATGGCGGGCGTTAATGCGACCATCCTTGAGCAACTCAACTCGGATGTTCAGCTTATCAATCAATTAGGCTATTACATTGTGAGCGGCGGCGGTAAGCGCATTCGCCCGATGATTGCCGTGCTTTCCGCTCGCGCGCTGGGCTACCAGGGCAATGCGCACGTAATGATCGCGGCGCTGATTGAATTTATTCACACCGCCACGCTACTGCATGATGATGTTGTTGATGAATCTGATATGCGCCGCGGGAAAGCCACCGCTAACGCCGCGTTCGGCAATGCCGCGAGCGTACTGGTCGGCGATTTTATTTACACGCGCGCCTTCCAGATGATGACCAGCCTCGGCTCGCTCAAAGTGCTGGAAGTGATGTCCGAAGCCGTTAACGTTATCGCTGAAGGTGAAGTCCTGCAGTTGATGAACGTAAACGACCCGGATATCACCGAAGAAAGCTATATGCGGGTGATCTACTGTAAAACCGCACGGCTTTTTGAAGCGGCATCGCAGTGTTCCGGTATTCTTGCCGGCGCTAATGAAGCGGAAGAAAAAGCGCTCCAGGATTATGGTCGTTATCTGGGCACCGCTTTCCAGCTTATTGATGATTTGCTGGATTACAGTGCGGATGGCGAGCGGCTGGGTAAAAACGTCGGCGACGATTTAAACGAAGGGAAACCGACGCTGCCGCTGTTACACGCTATGCGTCACGGCACCGAGGATCAGGCAAAAATGATCCGCGAGGCTATCCAGCAAGGCAATGGCCGTCATCTTCTCGATCCCGTGCTGCATGCTATGGCGGAATGTGGTTCGCTGGAATGGACGCGCCAGCGCGCCGAAGAGGAAGCAGATAAAGCTATTGCCGCCCTGTCGATCCTTCCGGACACCCCATGGCGCGAAGCGTTAATCGCACTGGCTCACATGTCGGTTCAGCGCGACCACTAA
- the yhbE gene encoding transporter, translating to MKQQAGIGILLALTTAVCWGALPIAMKQVLTVMEPPTVVFYRFLMASLGLGAILAVKGKLPPLKMFRRPRWLILLAIATGGLFGNFILFSSSLQYLSPTASQVIGQLSPVGMMVASVLILKEKMRGTQIIGAIMLLSGLVMFFNTSLIEIFTRLTDYTWGVIFGVGAATVWVSYGVAQKVLLRRLASQQILFLLYTLCTLAMFPLADPHVIGQLSTWQLACLVFCGLNTLVGYGALAEAMARWQAAQVSALITLTPLFTLLFSDLLSIAWPDFFAKPMLNLLGYIGAFVVVAGAMYSAIGHRLWGRWRKSEAVVTLPRSGE from the coding sequence ATGAAACAGCAGGCTGGCATCGGTATTCTTCTGGCGCTCACCACGGCGGTATGTTGGGGCGCGCTTCCTATTGCGATGAAGCAGGTTTTAACGGTAATGGAACCGCCTACGGTGGTGTTTTACCGCTTTCTGATGGCATCCCTTGGATTAGGGGCAATCCTGGCCGTAAAAGGTAAGCTGCCGCCGCTGAAAATGTTTCGTAGACCGCGCTGGCTGATTTTACTCGCTATCGCGACCGGAGGGCTGTTTGGCAACTTTATTCTGTTCAGCTCTTCATTACAGTATTTAAGCCCAACGGCATCGCAGGTTATCGGTCAGCTTTCCCCGGTAGGCATGATGGTCGCCAGCGTGCTTATCCTTAAAGAGAAAATGCGTGGGACCCAGATTATTGGGGCTATCATGCTGCTGTCTGGTCTGGTGATGTTTTTCAACACCAGCCTGATTGAAATTTTTACGCGCCTGACCGATTACACATGGGGTGTCATTTTCGGCGTAGGTGCCGCGACGGTTTGGGTGAGTTACGGCGTTGCGCAGAAAGTCCTGTTGCGTCGTCTGGCCTCGCAACAGATCCTCTTTTTGCTGTACACTTTATGTACTCTTGCTATGTTCCCGTTGGCCGATCCGCACGTCATCGGGCAGTTAAGCACCTGGCAGCTGGCATGCCTGGTTTTTTGCGGTTTGAACACGCTGGTAGGGTATGGCGCTCTCGCTGAAGCGATGGCGCGTTGGCAGGCAGCACAGGTCAGCGCGCTGATCACGCTGACCCCGTTATTTACCCTGCTGTTTTCGGACTTGTTATCCATTGCCTGGCCCGATTTCTTCGCCAAACCGATGCTCAACCTGCTGGGTTACATTGGTGCGTTTGTCGTGGTTGCGGGCGCGATGTATTCCGCCATTGGTCATCGTCTCTGGGGACGCTGGCGTAAAAGCGAAGCGGTAGTCACGCTACCCCGCTCGGGCGAATGA
- the murA gene encoding UDP-N-acetylglucosamine L-carboxyvinyltransferase: MDKFRVQGPCRLQGEVTISGAKNAALPILFAALLAEEPVEIQNVPKLKDIDTTMKLLSQLGTKVERNGSVWIDASNVNIFCAPYELVKTMRASIWALGPLVARFGQGQVSLPGGCAIGARPVDLHIVGLEQLGAEIKLEEGYVKASVQGRLKGAHIVMDKVSVGATVTIMSAATLAEGTTIIENAAREPEIVDTANFLNTLGAKITGMGTDRIVIEGVERLGGGVYRVLPDRIETGTFLVAAAVSGGKVVCRNTKPDTLDAVLAKLREAGADIEVGEDWISLDMHGKRPKAVNVRTAPHPAFPTDMQAQFTLLNLVAEGTGVITETIFENRFMHVPELIRMGAHAEIESNTVICHGVEKLSGAQVMATDLRASASLVLAGCIAEGSTYVDRIYHIDRGYERIEDKLRALGANIERVKAE, from the coding sequence ATGGATAAATTTCGTGTACAAGGGCCGTGTCGGCTTCAGGGTGAGGTAACGATCTCTGGCGCTAAAAATGCTGCGCTGCCGATCCTTTTCGCTGCATTGCTGGCGGAAGAACCGGTTGAAATCCAGAACGTGCCGAAGCTGAAAGACATCGACACGACCATGAAGCTGCTGAGCCAACTGGGCACCAAAGTTGAGCGCAACGGTTCTGTCTGGATTGATGCCAGCAACGTCAATATTTTTTGTGCGCCTTACGAGCTGGTGAAAACCATGCGTGCCTCTATTTGGGCTCTGGGCCCGTTAGTTGCGCGTTTTGGTCAGGGTCAGGTATCTCTGCCTGGCGGTTGCGCCATCGGTGCGCGTCCCGTGGATCTGCACATTGTGGGTCTCGAACAGCTGGGCGCAGAGATCAAACTGGAAGAGGGTTATGTTAAAGCCTCGGTACAGGGTCGTCTGAAAGGCGCGCACATCGTTATGGATAAAGTAAGCGTCGGCGCAACGGTGACAATTATGTCTGCTGCGACGCTGGCGGAAGGCACAACGATTATTGAGAACGCTGCGCGCGAGCCGGAAATTGTCGATACCGCCAACTTCCTGAATACGCTGGGCGCGAAAATCACCGGCATGGGTACTGACCGCATCGTCATTGAAGGCGTTGAGCGTCTGGGCGGCGGCGTTTACCGCGTCCTGCCGGACCGTATTGAAACCGGTACGTTCCTCGTCGCTGCGGCGGTGTCAGGTGGTAAAGTTGTCTGCCGCAATACCAAACCCGATACCCTGGATGCCGTACTGGCTAAACTGCGTGAAGCAGGTGCCGACATCGAAGTGGGCGAGGACTGGATTAGCCTGGATATGCACGGCAAGCGTCCGAAAGCGGTAAATGTTCGTACTGCCCCGCATCCGGCGTTCCCTACTGATATGCAGGCGCAGTTCACGTTGCTTAACCTGGTGGCGGAAGGAACCGGCGTAATCACCGAAACCATCTTCGAAAACCGTTTTATGCACGTCCCGGAACTGATTCGTATGGGCGCGCACGCAGAAATCGAAAGCAACACGGTTATTTGCCATGGCGTTGAAAAACTGTCTGGCGCACAGGTTATGGCAACTGATTTACGCGCATCGGCAAGCCTGGTGCTGGCGGGTTGTATCGCTGAAGGCTCAACCTATGTCGATCGTATTTACCATATCGACCGTGGTTACGAGCGCATCGAAGATAAGCTGCGCGCATTAGGCGCCAATATTGAACGCGTAAAAGCCGAATAA
- the mlaB gene encoding putative anti-sigma factor antagonist — translation MADNLTWLREDDRLILRGELDQETVGALWEKREAAMSEVSVIDLYAIDRVDTSGLAMLLHLVQIGRQGGKHVSLAGISDKLTTLAKLYNLPADLIPVATS, via the coding sequence ATGGCAGACAATCTGACGTGGCTGCGTGAGGATGATCGTTTAATCCTGCGCGGCGAACTCGATCAGGAAACCGTCGGCGCGCTGTGGGAAAAACGAGAAGCCGCGATGTCGGAGGTGAGTGTTATCGATCTCTACGCGATAGATCGTGTGGATACATCCGGCCTGGCGATGTTGCTCCATCTGGTACAAATCGGGCGTCAGGGTGGAAAACATGTCAGCCTGGCGGGGATAAGCGATAAATTAACGACCCTCGCTAAGCTTTATAACCTACCGGCGGATTTAATACCGGTCGCCACATCCTAG
- the yhbZ gene encoding putative GTP-binding factor: MKFVDEATILVVAGDGGNGCVSFRREKYIPKGGPDGGDGGDGGDVWLEADENLNTLIDYRFEKSFRAERGQNGQSRDCTGKRGKDVTVKVPVGTRVIDQGTGETMGDMTKHGQRLMVAKGGWHGLGNTRFKSSVNRTPRQKTMGTPGEKRDLQLELMLLADVGMLGLPNAGKSTFIRAVSAAKPKVADYPFTTLVPSLGVVRMDNEKSFVVADIPGLIEGAAEGAGLGIRFLKHLERCRVLLHLIDIDPIDGSDPVENARIIVGELEKYSEKLAAKPRWLVFNKIDLLDREEAEQRAKAIADALGWEGEHYLISAATQQGVNPLCWDVMNFIIENPVTQENAENGPEKVEFMWDDYHRQQLEEMEAEADDDWDDDWDEDDDEGVEIIYER, encoded by the coding sequence ATGAAGTTTGTTGATGAAGCTACGATTCTGGTCGTCGCGGGTGATGGCGGCAACGGTTGCGTTAGCTTCCGTCGTGAAAAATATATCCCCAAAGGTGGTCCTGACGGCGGTGATGGCGGTGATGGCGGTGACGTCTGGCTCGAAGCGGATGAAAACCTGAACACCCTTATTGATTACCGTTTCGAGAAGTCTTTCCGCGCTGAACGTGGTCAGAACGGCCAGAGCCGTGACTGCACCGGTAAACGTGGTAAAGACGTCACCGTCAAAGTGCCGGTCGGCACGCGTGTTATCGATCAGGGCACCGGCGAAACCATGGGCGATATGACCAAACATGGTCAGCGTCTGATGGTTGCTAAAGGCGGCTGGCATGGCCTTGGAAATACCCGTTTTAAATCTTCCGTTAACCGTACTCCGCGTCAGAAAACCATGGGTACGCCGGGCGAAAAACGTGACCTGCAACTTGAGCTCATGCTATTGGCTGACGTCGGTATGCTTGGCCTGCCGAACGCAGGGAAATCGACGTTTATCCGCGCGGTTTCTGCTGCAAAACCGAAGGTGGCTGATTATCCGTTTACTACCCTGGTGCCAAGCCTTGGCGTGGTACGTATGGATAATGAGAAAAGCTTCGTGGTCGCCGATATTCCGGGTCTTATCGAAGGCGCGGCGGAAGGCGCAGGCCTCGGCATTCGCTTCCTGAAGCACCTTGAGCGTTGCCGCGTACTGCTGCACCTGATCGATATCGATCCTATTGACGGTTCCGATCCGGTTGAAAACGCCCGCATCATTGTTGGCGAGCTGGAAAAATACAGCGAGAAGCTGGCCGCGAAACCCCGTTGGTTAGTGTTCAACAAAATCGATCTTCTCGATCGCGAAGAGGCGGAACAACGTGCTAAAGCAATTGCTGACGCGTTGGGTTGGGAAGGGGAGCACTATCTCATTTCCGCAGCGACACAACAGGGCGTTAATCCTCTGTGCTGGGATGTGATGAATTTCATCATCGAGAACCCTGTTACGCAGGAAAATGCCGAGAACGGACCTGAAAAAGTCGAATTTATGTGGGACGACTATCACCGTCAACAGCTGGAAGAAATGGAAGCTGAAGCCGATGATGACTGGGACGACGACTGGGATGAAGATGACGACGAAGGCGTCGAAATCATCTACGAACGTTAA
- the yrbA gene encoding BolA family transcriptional regulator — MENHEIQTVLMNALPLQEVHVTGDGSHFQVIAVGDLFAEMSRVKKQQTVYGPLMGLIAENRIHAVSIKTYTPQEWARDRKLSGF, encoded by the coding sequence ATGGAAAATCATGAAATCCAGACAGTGCTGATGAATGCGCTGCCCCTCCAGGAAGTCCACGTTACGGGCGATGGCAGCCACTTTCAGGTTATCGCAGTGGGTGACCTGTTTGCAGAGATGAGCCGGGTGAAAAAACAGCAAACCGTCTATGGCCCGCTAATGGGGCTGATCGCCGAAAACCGTATTCACGCGGTGTCGATCAAAACTTACACGCCGCAAGAATGGGCGCGGGATCGTAAGCTCAGTGGTTTTTAA
- the sfsB gene encoding DNA-binding transcriptional regulator Nlp, whose amino-acid sequence MQKKVTDWHPADIIAGLRKRGTSLAAESRKAGLSSSTLANALTRPWPKGERIIADALGVAPWVIWPSRYYDPITHEFIDRSQLIRTRQ is encoded by the coding sequence ATGCAAAAGAAAGTCACAGACTGGCATCCGGCGGATATTATCGCAGGGTTACGCAAAAGAGGGACCTCTTTAGCGGCGGAGTCAAGGAAAGCAGGATTAAGTTCATCCACGCTCGCGAACGCGTTAACGCGCCCATGGCCCAAGGGAGAGCGCATCATTGCGGACGCACTGGGCGTTGCACCATGGGTTATCTGGCCTTCACGTTATTACGATCCCATAACCCACGAATTTATCGATCGTTCGCAATTGATCCGAACGCGCCAATAA